Proteins from a single region of Streptomyces sp. HUAS 15-9:
- a CDS encoding thioredoxin family protein, with product MIKADGVTEVTDADFAAQVLGSDLPVLVEFTADWCPPCRQMGPVLGALAQETSDRLKVVQLDVDTNPSTTNAYKVLSMPTFMVFRAGEPVKAMVGARSGRRLLEELSDVW from the coding sequence TTGATCAAGGCGGACGGCGTGACCGAGGTGACGGACGCGGACTTCGCGGCTCAGGTGCTCGGCTCGGATCTGCCCGTACTGGTGGAGTTCACCGCCGACTGGTGCCCGCCGTGCCGGCAGATGGGGCCGGTGCTCGGCGCACTCGCCCAAGAGACGAGCGACCGCCTGAAGGTCGTACAGCTGGACGTGGACACCAACCCGTCGACCACCAACGCGTACAAGGTGCTGTCGATGCCGACGTTCATGGTGTTCCGCGCCGGTGAACCCGTCAAGGCGATGGTCGGGGCGCGTTCCGGGCGCAGGCTTCTGGAGGAGCTCTCCGACGTCTGGTAG
- a CDS encoding sensor histidine kinase: MRFPSVPRPRSLAGQLFAMQAVLIAVLVAGYALFTYVSDQRQAEDAAARHATAVARSIADSPSVRSAIHTADPTLRLQPYALQVMRDADVDFVTIMNPSGIRWTHPDEKQIGRHFLGRIGPAQHGRTFTETYTGTLGPSVRAVTPVEENGRVIGLVSAGIKVEAISKRVRGQVTALLAVAGGALLLGAVGTYVVNARLRRHTHGMNATELSQVHDYHEATLHAVREGLLMLDGQYRVALINDGGRELLGVPTEKDVIGTSVARLGLPAPLTGALLASEPRVDEVHLTADRVLVVNTSPVSGGERRGTVVTLRDVTELQSLMGELDSERGFTQALRSQAHEAANRLHTVVSLIELGRAQEAVDFATAELELAQALTDQVVAAVSEPVLAALLLGKTAQANERGVELVLSEDSRLDDGVLPPGLPARDLVTILGNLIDNAVDAAQGSVGARVTVTAYTEGGVGGESETSGELVLRVADTGTGVDPAHAELVFQRGFTTKPAGPGGRGLGLALVRQAVHRQQGTLTVAEADGGGAEFEVRLPLHTPAGPSPVSGGDV, encoded by the coding sequence ATGCGCTTCCCGTCCGTCCCCCGTCCCCGCAGCCTGGCCGGCCAGCTCTTCGCCATGCAGGCCGTGCTGATAGCGGTGCTCGTGGCCGGGTACGCGCTGTTCACCTACGTCAGCGACCAGCGACAGGCCGAGGACGCGGCGGCCCGGCACGCCACGGCCGTGGCCCGCTCGATCGCGGACTCCCCCTCGGTCCGCTCGGCCATCCACACCGCCGACCCCACCCTCCGGCTGCAGCCGTATGCCCTCCAGGTGATGCGGGACGCGGACGTCGACTTCGTGACGATCATGAACCCGTCCGGCATCCGCTGGACGCACCCCGACGAGAAGCAGATCGGCAGGCACTTCCTCGGCCGTATCGGCCCCGCCCAGCACGGCCGCACCTTCACCGAGACGTACACCGGCACCCTCGGCCCCTCCGTCCGGGCGGTCACGCCCGTGGAGGAGAACGGCCGCGTCATCGGCCTGGTCAGCGCCGGCATCAAGGTCGAGGCGATCAGCAAGCGGGTGCGGGGCCAGGTCACGGCGCTGCTCGCGGTGGCCGGCGGCGCCCTGCTGCTGGGCGCGGTCGGTACGTACGTCGTCAACGCCCGGCTGCGCCGCCACACCCACGGCATGAACGCGACCGAGCTCAGCCAGGTGCACGACTACCACGAGGCCACGCTGCACGCGGTGCGCGAGGGGCTGTTGATGCTCGACGGCCAGTACCGGGTGGCGCTGATCAACGACGGCGGCCGGGAGCTGCTGGGCGTGCCGACAGAGAAGGACGTGATCGGCACGTCGGTGGCGCGACTCGGGCTGCCGGCCCCGCTGACGGGTGCGCTGCTGGCCTCCGAACCCCGGGTGGACGAGGTGCATCTGACGGCGGACCGGGTGCTGGTGGTGAACACCTCACCGGTGTCGGGCGGCGAGCGCCGCGGCACGGTCGTGACCCTCCGGGACGTGACCGAACTCCAGTCCCTGATGGGCGAGCTGGACTCCGAACGCGGTTTCACACAGGCGCTGCGCTCCCAGGCGCACGAGGCGGCGAACCGGCTGCACACGGTCGTCTCCCTGATCGAACTGGGCCGCGCTCAGGAGGCGGTCGACTTCGCCACGGCGGAACTGGAACTGGCGCAGGCGCTGACGGACCAGGTGGTGGCGGCGGTGAGCGAGCCGGTCCTGGCCGCCCTGCTGCTCGGCAAGACGGCGCAGGCGAACGAGCGGGGCGTGGAACTGGTCCTCTCCGAGGACAGCCGACTGGACGACGGGGTGCTCCCGCCCGGCCTCCCGGCCCGCGATCTGGTCACCATCCTCGGCAACCTGATCGACAACGCGGTGGACGCGGCGCAGGGCAGCGTCGGGGCGCGGGTGACGGTGACGGCGTACACGGAAGGCGGGGTGGGCGGGGAGAGCGAGACGAGCGGGGAACTCGTCCTGCGGGTGGCGGACACCGGCACCGGTGTGGATCCGGCCCATGCGGAACTGGTATTCCAGCGGGGGTTCACCACCAAGCCGGCGGGACCGGGCGGGCGCGGGCTCGGTCTGGCCCTGGTCCGGCAGGCCGTGCACCGTCAGCAGGGGACGCTGACGGTGGCGGAGGCCGACGGTGGTGGAGCGGAGTTCGAGGTGCGGTTGCCGTTGCACACGCCGGCCGGGCCGTCCCCGGTGTCTGGAGGCGACGTATGA
- a CDS encoding AAA family ATPase produces MGEPGRVEIVSKQEYEARYGPEREPSPLSLEQINELFSEFLMAVARPKRPDTDGSRDLAKRLRDHLGSAPTDRPVVKAAYASFDLPNVHLALERWFAADGRSYELIGMRGAQHHGDLTLGDIIDAADRYDRFVVGAVDYAHLPVSPDEELACVSCGFYLGAEDDERFVVLLRGPQDEYGRNKVEVEVLAGEKEFADRLLAGIDALVREHSVFRGQVLSFEGSEFGHGLGPFRFHRRPGLTRDDIVLPAGLLERVERQVVGVARRREQLRAAGQHLRRGLLLYGPPGTGKTHTIRYLLSHLPQFTVVILSGESIEAIGPACALARMLQPALVVLEDCDLIAESRDYGGGEQPLLFQVLNEMDGLGDDADVAFLLTTNRADLLEPALVQRPGRVDLAVEIPLPDAEGRAALLGLYGAGLGLGKDIADEVVVRTEGTTASFTKELVRRSVLIAAERESPRTEPEDVREALDELLSDRDRLTRRLLGVRDGDGDEEEEDEDE; encoded by the coding sequence ATGGGAGAGCCGGGCAGGGTGGAGATCGTCAGCAAGCAGGAGTACGAGGCCCGATACGGTCCGGAGAGGGAGCCGTCACCCCTCTCGCTGGAGCAGATCAACGAGTTGTTCTCCGAGTTCCTCATGGCGGTCGCCCGCCCGAAGCGTCCGGACACCGACGGCAGCCGCGACCTCGCCAAGCGGCTGCGCGATCACCTGGGGTCGGCGCCGACGGACCGCCCGGTGGTGAAGGCCGCCTACGCCTCCTTCGACCTGCCCAACGTCCACCTCGCCCTGGAGCGCTGGTTCGCCGCGGACGGCCGCTCGTACGAGCTGATCGGTATGCGCGGCGCCCAGCACCACGGCGACCTCACCCTCGGCGACATCATCGACGCCGCCGACCGCTACGACCGCTTCGTGGTCGGCGCCGTCGACTACGCCCATCTGCCGGTCTCACCCGACGAGGAACTGGCCTGCGTCTCCTGCGGGTTCTACCTCGGTGCGGAGGACGACGAGCGGTTCGTCGTCCTCCTGCGCGGCCCGCAGGACGAGTACGGGCGCAACAAGGTCGAGGTCGAAGTCCTCGCCGGGGAGAAGGAGTTCGCGGACCGGCTGCTTGCCGGGATCGACGCGCTCGTGCGCGAGCACAGTGTCTTCCGCGGGCAGGTGCTCTCCTTCGAGGGCTCGGAGTTCGGGCACGGCCTCGGCCCGTTCCGCTTCCACCGCCGCCCCGGCCTGACCCGTGACGACATCGTGCTGCCGGCCGGGCTCCTGGAGCGGGTGGAGCGGCAGGTCGTGGGCGTGGCCCGGCGTCGTGAGCAACTGCGCGCGGCGGGCCAGCACCTGCGCCGGGGCCTCCTGCTGTACGGCCCGCCCGGCACCGGCAAGACCCACACGATCCGCTATCTCCTCTCCCACCTCCCGCAGTTCACGGTCGTGATCCTGTCCGGCGAGAGCATCGAGGCCATCGGCCCGGCCTGCGCCCTGGCCCGGATGCTCCAGCCCGCGCTCGTCGTCCTGGAGGACTGCGACCTGATCGCCGAGTCCCGTGACTACGGCGGCGGCGAACAGCCCCTGCTCTTCCAGGTGCTGAACGAGATGGACGGCCTCGGCGACGACGCCGACGTCGCCTTCCTGCTCACCACCAACCGCGCCGACCTGCTGGAACCGGCCCTCGTGCAGCGCCCCGGCCGCGTCGACCTCGCCGTGGAGATCCCGCTGCCGGACGCGGAGGGCCGCGCGGCCCTGCTCGGCCTGTACGGCGCGGGGCTCGGCCTCGGCAAGGACATCGCCGACGAGGTGGTGGTCCGTACGGAGGGCACGACGGCCTCCTTCACCAAGGAGCTGGTGCGGCGGTCCGTCTTGATCGCGGCGGAGCGCGAGTCGCCCCGCACCGAGCCGGAGGACGTCCGCGAGGCCCTCGACGAGCTCCTCTCCGACCGCGACCGCCTGACCCGCCGCCTGCTCGGCGTGCGGGACGGCGACGGGGACGAGGAAGAAGAGGACGAAGACGAATGA
- a CDS encoding MarR family winged helix-turn-helix transcriptional regulator → MVAESELNTGLLLFIPYRALENRIFGVLAEAGFDDFTPAQARVLQRVGPDGTRLTELAEQAQITKQTAGFLVDQLEKAGYVRRAPDPTDKRARLVCLAERAWAAKEIADAVVAEVEREWETHLGKRRMQQLREALTLLREITDPWAQA, encoded by the coding sequence GTGGTGGCGGAGAGCGAACTCAACACGGGACTGCTCCTGTTCATCCCGTACCGGGCCCTGGAGAACCGTATCTTCGGTGTGCTCGCCGAGGCCGGCTTCGACGACTTCACGCCCGCCCAGGCCCGGGTCCTCCAGCGCGTCGGCCCGGACGGCACACGCCTGACGGAACTGGCGGAACAGGCCCAGATCACCAAGCAGACCGCGGGCTTCCTGGTCGACCAGCTGGAGAAGGCGGGCTATGTACGCCGGGCCCCGGACCCGACCGACAAGCGGGCCCGGCTGGTGTGTCTGGCGGAACGGGCGTGGGCGGCCAAGGAGATCGCCGACGCGGTGGTCGCCGAGGTGGAACGGGAGTGGGAGACCCACCTGGGCAAGCGGCGCATGCAGCAACTGCGCGAAGCGCTGACCCTGCTGCGGGAGATCACGGATCCCTGGGCGCAGGCCTGA
- a CDS encoding cation:dicarboxylate symporter family transporter gives MAASTPDTAPAVPAVKRDRTHYLYIAVIAAVALGIAVGLIWPDLGVELKPLGTGFVNLIKMMISPIIFCTIVLGIGSVRKAAKVGAVGGIALGYFLVMSLVALSIGLVVGNVLHPGDGLHLTDALKATGHDQVSADALPPVEFVLSIIPVTFVSAFTEGQVLQTLLVALLTGFALQAMGPVGRPVLRGIEHIQRLVFRILAMVMWAAPIGAFGAIAAVVGSAGLDALKSLAVLMLGFYVTCFLFVFIVLAALLRAVSGLNIFSLFKYLGREFLLILSTSSSESALPRLIAKMEHLGVSKAVVGITVPTGYSFNLDGTMIYMTMASLYIADALGTPMSIGTQIPLLLFLLLASKGAAGVSGAGLATLAGGLQSHKPALVDGVGLIVGIDRFMSEARALTNFAGNSVATVLIGTWTKEIDKDRVKQVLARELPFDETTLLDENEATAAPEPTEPTEDGEKELAKA, from the coding sequence GTGGCCGCCAGTACCCCCGATACGGCACCAGCCGTACCCGCCGTGAAGCGGGACCGCACCCACTATCTGTACATCGCCGTCATCGCGGCGGTCGCGCTCGGCATCGCCGTGGGGCTCATCTGGCCCGACCTCGGGGTCGAGCTCAAGCCCCTCGGTACGGGCTTTGTGAACCTCATCAAGATGATGATCTCGCCGATCATCTTCTGCACGATCGTGCTCGGGATCGGGTCCGTCCGCAAGGCCGCCAAGGTCGGCGCCGTCGGCGGTATCGCCCTCGGCTACTTCCTCGTCATGTCGCTGGTCGCGCTGAGCATCGGGCTCGTCGTCGGCAACGTCCTGCACCCGGGCGACGGGCTGCACCTGACCGACGCGCTCAAGGCGACCGGGCACGACCAGGTGTCCGCGGACGCGCTGCCGCCCGTCGAGTTCGTGCTGTCGATCATCCCGGTGACCTTCGTCTCCGCCTTCACCGAGGGACAGGTCCTGCAGACCCTGCTCGTGGCGCTGCTCACCGGGTTCGCGCTGCAGGCCATGGGGCCGGTCGGCCGGCCGGTGCTGCGTGGCATCGAGCACATCCAGCGGCTCGTGTTCCGCATCCTCGCCATGGTGATGTGGGCCGCCCCGATCGGTGCCTTCGGCGCCATCGCGGCCGTGGTCGGCTCCGCCGGCCTGGATGCGCTCAAGAGCCTCGCCGTGCTGATGCTCGGCTTCTACGTGACCTGCTTCCTGTTCGTCTTCATCGTGCTCGCCGCGCTTCTGCGCGCCGTCTCCGGGCTGAACATCTTCTCGCTGTTCAAGTACCTGGGCCGGGAGTTCCTGCTGATCCTGTCCACCTCCTCCTCCGAGTCCGCGCTGCCTCGGCTCATCGCGAAGATGGAGCACCTGGGCGTCAGCAAGGCCGTCGTCGGCATCACCGTGCCGACCGGCTACTCCTTCAACCTCGACGGCACCATGATCTACATGACCATGGCGTCGCTCTACATCGCCGACGCGCTCGGTACGCCGATGTCGATCGGCACGCAGATCCCGCTGCTGCTCTTCCTGCTCCTCGCCTCCAAGGGCGCGGCGGGCGTCAGCGGCGCGGGGCTCGCGACCCTTGCCGGTGGTCTGCAGTCGCACAAGCCCGCGCTCGTCGACGGCGTCGGCCTGATCGTCGGCATCGACCGCTTCATGAGCGAGGCCCGGGCCCTGACGAACTTCGCGGGCAACTCCGTCGCGACGGTGCTGATCGGCACCTGGACCAAGGAGATCGACAAGGACCGCGTCAAGCAGGTGCTCGCCCGCGAGCTGCCGTTCGACGAGACGACCCTGCTGGACGAGAACGAGGCCACCGCGGCCCCCGAGCCGACCGAGCCGACCGAGGACGGCGAGAAGGAACTCGCGAAGGCCTGA
- a CDS encoding MFS transporter produces MRLVMNEPVERTDRPYTRRWWALLVLCLSLLIIVMANTALTVAAPDMTEDLGLSSADLQWVIDGYTVPYAALMLLLGAIGDKYSRRGALILGLVVFGGGAVSGYLADSSTAVIAARAVMGVGAALIMPATLSLLAATFPRAERAKAITLWTATAGLAIAAGPVVAGALLRDHGWSSTFLINVPIAAVAIVGALVLVPPSKAGHHDRIDYVGGLLSVLWVGSLVYMIIEGPHFGWGVKAVSAAVAAGVGLVAFVVWELRHPRPVLDVRRFADRRFAGSNLAVALFFLAVFGAFYYLTQHLQFVLGYDALGTGLRMLPLAGAVFVGSALTGWLTPRVGMKWTVTAGMVGGTTALALLTRVDASSSYGDLVAPLIVLGLAIGLALSPCTDAIMGAFPESELGVGGAVNDTSLELGGSLGIAILGSLLSTSYGNHLTDATAGSGLPADALTTAQDSVGAGYAVAQGIGGKARRLAAQAAEATDPQQAAKLKEQSAQLATGAHQMADAVGSAFSDAVAHTSLVGAVVLGVGTILVAFLLPRQESAVPAVREEERELVDSAAG; encoded by the coding sequence ATGCGACTCGTCATGAACGAACCGGTCGAAAGGACGGACCGCCCCTATACCCGGCGCTGGTGGGCCCTGCTGGTGCTCTGCCTGAGCCTGCTGATCATCGTGATGGCCAACACCGCCCTCACGGTCGCGGCCCCCGACATGACCGAGGACCTCGGTCTGTCCAGCGCCGACCTGCAGTGGGTGATCGACGGCTACACGGTCCCGTACGCCGCGCTGATGCTGCTGCTCGGCGCGATCGGCGACAAGTACAGCCGGCGCGGCGCGCTGATCCTCGGGCTCGTGGTCTTCGGGGGCGGGGCCGTCTCCGGTTACCTCGCCGACAGTTCCACCGCCGTCATCGCGGCCCGTGCCGTGATGGGCGTCGGCGCCGCGCTGATCATGCCCGCCACGCTCTCCCTGCTCGCCGCGACCTTCCCGCGCGCCGAGCGGGCCAAGGCCATCACCCTGTGGACGGCGACCGCGGGACTCGCCATCGCGGCCGGTCCGGTCGTCGCGGGCGCACTGCTGCGCGACCACGGCTGGTCGTCGACCTTCCTGATCAACGTGCCCATCGCCGCGGTCGCGATCGTCGGTGCCCTCGTCCTCGTGCCGCCGTCCAAGGCCGGTCACCACGACCGGATCGACTACGTCGGCGGGCTGCTGTCGGTGCTGTGGGTCGGCTCGCTGGTCTACATGATCATCGAGGGGCCGCACTTCGGCTGGGGCGTGAAGGCCGTGAGCGCCGCGGTCGCCGCGGGTGTCGGCCTGGTGGCCTTCGTCGTGTGGGAACTGCGCCACCCGCGTCCGGTGCTGGACGTGCGCCGCTTCGCCGATCGCCGGTTCGCGGGCTCCAATCTCGCGGTCGCCCTCTTCTTCCTGGCCGTCTTCGGCGCCTTTTACTACCTCACCCAGCACCTCCAGTTCGTGCTCGGCTACGACGCGCTCGGCACCGGTCTGCGCATGCTCCCGCTCGCGGGCGCCGTCTTCGTCGGCTCGGCGCTGACCGGCTGGCTCACCCCGCGCGTCGGCATGAAGTGGACGGTCACCGCGGGCATGGTCGGCGGCACGACCGCGCTGGCCCTGCTGACCCGGGTGGACGCGTCGTCGTCGTACGGTGATCTCGTCGCCCCGCTCATCGTGCTCGGCCTGGCCATCGGGCTCGCCCTCTCGCCCTGCACGGACGCGATCATGGGCGCCTTCCCGGAGTCCGAACTGGGCGTCGGCGGCGCGGTGAACGACACCTCGCTGGAGCTCGGCGGCTCGCTCGGCATCGCGATCCTCGGCTCGCTGCTGTCGACGTCGTACGGCAACCACCTCACCGACGCCACCGCGGGCAGCGGGCTCCCGGCGGACGCCCTGACCACCGCCCAGGACTCGGTCGGCGCCGGCTACGCGGTCGCGCAGGGCATCGGCGGGAAGGCGCGCCGACTCGCGGCGCAGGCGGCCGAGGCGACCGACCCGCAACAGGCCGCGAAGCTGAAGGAACAATCGGCCCAACTGGCCACGGGAGCGCACCAGATGGCCGACGCGGTCGGCTCCGCCTTCTCGGACGCGGTGGCCCACACGAGTTTGGTCGGCGCGGTGGTCCTGGGCGTCGGCACGATCCTGGTGGCCTTCCTGCTCCCCCGCCAAGAGTCGGCTGTTCCGGCGGTACGGGAAGAGGAGCGGGAACTGGTGGACAGCGCGGCTGGTTGA
- a CDS encoding DUF2127 domain-containing protein: protein MKIDWDRRHCARKGHVTYVPDEPRFRERLHAQTALGDVWRCLRCGDFVLGEPHGSGPADDAPLVPRGKVLRDLFILRFLSIERAVRGVFIVLVAVAVWKFSNSQDAVRRLFNENLDVFRPVFRHFHYDLDHSPVVGSIQKAFGYKHSTLLLVAALLLAYAVIELVEAVGLWYAKRWAEYLTVVATAAFLPLEIYELTEHISWLKITTLVLNILAVLYIAVTKRLFGLRGGRKAFDEERHSASLMEVEESAGVAV, encoded by the coding sequence ATGAAGATCGACTGGGACCGGCGGCACTGCGCACGTAAGGGACACGTGACGTATGTGCCGGACGAGCCGAGGTTCCGGGAGCGGCTGCACGCCCAGACCGCCCTCGGCGACGTATGGCGCTGTCTGCGCTGCGGCGACTTCGTGCTCGGTGAGCCGCACGGTTCGGGGCCGGCCGACGACGCGCCGCTGGTGCCGCGCGGGAAGGTGCTGCGGGACCTGTTCATCCTGCGGTTCCTGTCGATCGAGCGGGCCGTGCGCGGCGTGTTCATCGTGCTGGTCGCGGTGGCGGTGTGGAAGTTCAGCAACAGCCAGGACGCGGTACGGCGGCTCTTCAACGAGAACCTCGACGTCTTCCGCCCGGTCTTCAGGCACTTCCACTACGACCTCGACCACTCACCGGTCGTCGGCTCCATCCAGAAGGCATTCGGCTACAAGCACTCCACGCTGCTGCTGGTGGCCGCCCTGCTGCTGGCCTACGCGGTGATCGAACTCGTCGAGGCGGTCGGCCTCTGGTACGCCAAGCGCTGGGCGGAGTACCTCACGGTGGTCGCCACCGCCGCGTTCCTCCCGCTGGAGATCTACGAACTCACCGAGCACATCAGCTGGTTGAAGATCACCACCCTCGTCCTCAACATCCTCGCCGTCCTCTACATCGCCGTCACCAAGCGGCTGTTCGGGCTGCGGGGCGGACGGAAAGCCTTCGACGAGGAGCGGCACAGCGCCTCGCTGATGGAGGTGGAGGAGTCGGCCGGCGTGGCGGTCTAG
- a CDS encoding maleylpyruvate isomerase family mycothiol-dependent enzyme: MGVALDVDELWQVVDRERAGLADLLAGLSPGEWETRTRCGDWRVRDVAAHLTMGARFSYRQVLGELVRARGNLDRMIHDASVCEGQAPVEEIVAHLRSLVGSRRAAPFTTPRESLLDVLVHGQDIALALGRTREMPREAARDAADRVWTMRVPPRPWPLPHARLVATDIAWTRGGGEEVHGPIAALLLLLTGRPEAAREWFERAAVPEQ, encoded by the coding sequence ATGGGCGTGGCGTTGGACGTGGACGAACTCTGGCAGGTCGTCGACCGCGAGCGGGCGGGTCTGGCCGACCTGCTGGCGGGCCTGAGCCCCGGGGAGTGGGAGACGCGGACGCGGTGCGGGGACTGGCGGGTGCGGGACGTCGCCGCGCATCTGACCATGGGTGCGCGCTTCAGCTACCGGCAGGTGCTGGGCGAACTCGTCCGGGCCCGCGGCAACCTCGACCGGATGATCCACGACGCCTCGGTCTGCGAGGGACAGGCGCCGGTCGAGGAGATCGTCGCTCACCTGCGCTCACTCGTCGGCTCCCGCCGTGCGGCACCGTTCACCACGCCCCGCGAGTCCCTCCTCGACGTTCTCGTCCACGGCCAGGACATCGCCCTCGCTCTCGGCCGGACCCGCGAGATGCCCCGAGAGGCCGCCCGCGACGCCGCCGACCGGGTGTGGACCATGCGCGTCCCGCCCCGGCCATGGCCCCTCCCGCACGCCCGGCTCGTCGCCACGGACATCGCGTGGACGCGCGGCGGGGGCGAGGAGGTCCACGGCCCGATCGCGGCCCTGCTCCTGCTGCTCACCGGGCGTCCGGAAGCGGCGCGCGAGTGGTTCGAGCGGGCCGCCGTACCGGAGCAGTGA
- a CDS encoding response regulator has protein sequence MTNEQSIRVLVVEDDPVAADAHVTYVGRVPGFVAVGKAHTGAEARRLLDRTPVDLLLLDLHLPDVHGLQFARSLRAAGHHADVIAVTSARDLTVVREGVSLGVVQYVLKPFTFATLRDRLVRYAEFRAAVGEASGQDEVDRALASLRAPGPAALPKGLSGPTLERVTVTLRDSAEGLTAAGVAEVVGISRITARRYLEHLVDAGRAARSPQYGTVGRPELQYRWVRGQ, from the coding sequence ATGACGAACGAGCAGTCCATCCGCGTCCTGGTGGTGGAGGACGACCCGGTGGCGGCGGACGCGCATGTGACGTACGTCGGCCGGGTGCCGGGGTTCGTCGCCGTGGGCAAGGCGCACACGGGGGCGGAGGCACGGCGTCTCCTGGACCGTACGCCGGTGGACCTGCTCCTTCTCGATCTGCATCTGCCCGATGTGCACGGTCTGCAGTTCGCGCGCTCCCTGCGGGCGGCCGGGCATCACGCCGATGTCATCGCGGTGACGTCGGCACGGGATCTGACCGTGGTCCGGGAGGGGGTCTCGCTCGGAGTCGTGCAGTACGTCCTGAAGCCGTTCACCTTCGCGACGTTGCGGGACCGGCTGGTGCGGTACGCCGAGTTCCGTGCGGCGGTGGGCGAGGCGAGCGGCCAGGACGAGGTGGACCGGGCGCTGGCCTCGCTCCGGGCACCCGGTCCCGCGGCACTGCCGAAGGGGTTGAGCGGGCCGACGCTGGAGCGGGTCACGGTGACCCTGAGGGACAGCGCGGAGGGACTCACGGCCGCCGGCGTCGCCGAGGTGGTCGGCATCTCCCGCATCACGGCCCGCCGCTATCTGGAGCACCTGGTGGACGCGGGGCGGGCGGCGCGCAGTCCGCAGTACGGGACCGTGGGGCGGCCGGAGTTGCAGTACCGGTGGGTCAGGGGGCAGTGA
- a CDS encoding TetR/AcrR family transcriptional regulator gives MAAMTTGNSSRADANRRRILDVALAELLRDPDASMDQIARAAGVVRRTVYGHFPSREALIGTLVDGAVEALAAAHAAGREGVDDPAEAVARSVLAVWEIADRYRLLVALAQRTVTVQGIRERLTPVREACAEVLRQGLEQGTFSSPLPAPALAYVHEQMLFAVMEAVNDDLLAAQEAGRSAAVAVLAASGVPASLATALVAKLSEQTPGWVS, from the coding sequence ATGGCAGCCATGACCACGGGTAACAGCTCTCGCGCCGACGCCAACCGGCGCCGCATCCTCGACGTCGCCCTCGCCGAGCTGCTGCGCGACCCCGACGCCTCCATGGACCAGATCGCGCGCGCCGCGGGGGTCGTACGGCGGACGGTGTACGGGCACTTCCCCAGCCGCGAGGCCTTGATCGGCACACTGGTCGACGGGGCGGTGGAGGCGCTGGCGGCCGCGCACGCGGCGGGACGCGAGGGGGTCGACGACCCGGCGGAGGCCGTGGCCCGGTCGGTGCTCGCGGTCTGGGAGATCGCCGACCGCTACCGGCTGCTGGTCGCGCTGGCCCAGCGTACGGTCACCGTGCAGGGCATCCGCGAGCGCCTCACGCCGGTCCGCGAAGCCTGTGCCGAGGTGCTGCGGCAGGGCCTGGAGCAGGGGACGTTCAGCTCGCCGCTGCCGGCTCCGGCGCTGGCGTACGTGCATGAACAGATGCTGTTCGCGGTGATGGAGGCGGTGAACGACGACCTGCTGGCGGCACAGGAGGCGGGCCGCTCCGCCGCGGTCGCCGTACTGGCCGCGTCGGGCGTGCCCGCCTCCCTGGCCACCGCGCTGGTGGCGAAGCTGAGCGAGCAGACGCCGGGGTGGGTGAGTTGA
- a CDS encoding MerR family transcriptional regulator, with protein sequence MRIGELAARAGTTTRALRYYESRGLLPARRDDKGYRSYDEADLRLLTQIRTLRDFGFDLEETRPFVECLRAGHPEGDSCPASLAVYRRKLDELDALIGELRAVREKVAGQLVRAERARSELAAEALVPGGPEPLCELGGQER encoded by the coding sequence ATGCGAATCGGCGAGCTGGCCGCACGGGCCGGGACCACCACGCGGGCGCTGCGGTACTACGAGTCGCGGGGGCTGCTGCCCGCGCGGCGCGACGACAAGGGGTACCGGTCCTACGACGAGGCCGACCTCAGGCTGCTCACCCAGATACGGACGCTGCGGGACTTCGGGTTCGACCTGGAGGAGACGCGGCCGTTCGTGGAGTGTCTGCGGGCCGGGCACCCGGAGGGTGACTCGTGCCCCGCCTCGCTCGCGGTCTACCGGCGCAAGCTGGACGAGCTCGACGCGCTCATCGGGGAGCTGCGGGCGGTGCGGGAGAAGGTCGCCGGGCAGCTGGTCCGGGCCGAGCGGGCGCGGTCCGAACTGGCCGCCGAAGCGCTGGTTCCGGGAGGTCCGGAACCGTTGTGCGAACTGGGAGGGCAGGAGCGTTGA